One stretch of Streptomyces sp. 135 DNA includes these proteins:
- a CDS encoding SAM-dependent methyltransferase, which yields MTDPSYIDTSKPHPARMYDWFLGGKDNYPVDEEMGRRLVAMDGQVLTMARANRAFMHRATRWLTTQGVRQFLDIGTGIPTEPNLHQVAQAIAPETRVVYCDNDPIVLAHAEALLRSTPQGATEYIQADFREPEKILEEAGRVLDFDRPVALSLVALLHFIADEDGAYELVDRLMSALPPGSHLMLSHGTGEFTPDTARQAAELYKSRGMTLALRTRAEVERFFEGYEMVDPGVAIIDRWKPEPGAGTPGTPETGERPTPGYGAVGRKR from the coding sequence GTGACCGACCCGTCGTACATCGACACCAGCAAGCCGCACCCCGCACGCATGTACGACTGGTTCCTGGGCGGCAAGGACAACTACCCGGTGGACGAGGAGATGGGCCGCCGGCTCGTCGCCATGGACGGGCAGGTCCTGACGATGGCGCGGGCCAACCGCGCGTTCATGCACCGCGCCACGCGCTGGCTCACGACCCAGGGCGTCCGGCAGTTCCTGGACATCGGCACGGGGATACCGACCGAACCGAACCTCCATCAGGTCGCCCAGGCCATCGCCCCGGAGACCCGCGTCGTCTACTGCGACAACGACCCGATCGTCCTCGCCCACGCCGAGGCGCTGCTCCGCTCGACGCCGCAGGGCGCCACCGAGTACATCCAGGCGGACTTCCGCGAACCGGAGAAAATCCTCGAAGAGGCCGGGCGGGTCCTCGACTTCGACCGGCCGGTCGCCCTGTCGCTCGTCGCGCTGCTGCACTTCATCGCGGACGAGGACGGCGCGTACGAACTGGTGGACCGCCTGATGAGCGCCCTGCCGCCGGGCAGCCACCTGATGCTGTCGCACGGCACGGGCGAGTTCACCCCGGACACGGCGCGGCAGGCGGCGGAGCTCTACAAGTCACGCGGCATGACGCTGGCGCTGCGCACCCGCGCGGAGGTGGAGCGCTTCTTCGAGGGGTACGAGATGGTGGACCCCGGAGTGGCGATCATCGACCGCTGGAAGCCGGAACCGGGCGCGGGGACGCCGGGGACGCCGGAAACGGGGGAGCGGCCCACGCCGGGGTACGGGGCGGTGGGGCGCAAGCGCTGA
- a CDS encoding DUF397 domain-containing protein produces the protein MPARDLGNDGWHKPWSGGNGGNCLEAMKLDDGRVAVRQSADPDGPALIYTHGEINAFIQGAKAGEADFLLS, from the coding sequence ATGCCCGCCCGTGACCTCGGCAACGACGGCTGGCACAAACCGTGGAGCGGCGGCAACGGCGGCAACTGCCTGGAGGCCATGAAACTCGACGACGGCAGGGTCGCGGTGCGCCAGTCGGCCGACCCCGACGGCCCCGCGCTCATCTACACGCACGGGGAGATCAACGCCTTCATCCAGGGGGCGAAGGCCGGCGAGGCGGACTTCCTGCTGTCGTGA
- a CDS encoding helix-turn-helix transcriptional regulator: MSEPRSAPTVGQVVLGRRLQDLRESAGLRREEAAKILRVAPATVRRMETAEVALKIPYLQLLLKAYGVADDEADAFVTLAEEANKPGWWQRFHDILPGWFSMYVSLEGAASLIRSYEPHFVPGLLQTEEYARGVMLSGAIGQTRPADIERYVALRMERQALLTREDAPRLWVVMDETALRRPVGGPEVMRAQLDRLLEATEMPHVTLQVAPFAAGPHPGTYGPFVLFRFAMAELPDMVYSEYLTGAVYLDARKEVATHLEVMDRMAAQAATAQRTKDILRDVRKEL, from the coding sequence GTGAGCGAACCGCGGTCCGCGCCGACCGTCGGCCAGGTCGTTCTCGGTCGTCGCCTACAGGACCTGCGGGAGAGCGCCGGCCTGAGGCGCGAGGAGGCGGCGAAGATCCTGCGCGTCGCCCCGGCCACCGTCCGCCGCATGGAGACGGCCGAGGTCGCGCTGAAGATCCCGTACCTCCAACTGCTCCTGAAGGCCTACGGCGTCGCCGACGACGAGGCCGACGCGTTCGTGACCCTCGCCGAAGAGGCGAACAAACCGGGCTGGTGGCAGCGGTTCCACGACATCCTGCCGGGCTGGTTCAGCATGTACGTCAGCCTGGAGGGCGCGGCCAGCCTCATCCGCTCCTACGAGCCGCACTTCGTGCCCGGCCTGCTCCAGACCGAGGAGTACGCGCGCGGCGTGATGCTCTCCGGAGCCATCGGCCAGACCCGGCCCGCGGACATCGAGCGGTATGTGGCGCTGCGCATGGAGCGTCAGGCGCTGCTCACCCGCGAGGACGCGCCCCGGCTGTGGGTGGTGATGGACGAGACCGCGCTGCGCAGGCCCGTCGGCGGCCCCGAGGTGATGCGCGCGCAGCTCGACCGGCTGCTCGAAGCCACCGAGATGCCCCATGTCACGCTCCAGGTCGCGCCGTTCGCGGCGGGCCCGCACCCCGGAACGTACGGACCGTTCGTGCTCTTCCGCTTCGCCATGGCGGAGCTGCCCGACATGGTCTACAGCGAGTACCTGACCGGCGCCGTCTACCTGGACGCGCGCAAAGAGGTGGCCACCCACCTGGAGGTCATGGACCGCATGGCGGCGCAGGCCGCCACCGCACAACGCACGAAGGACATCCTCCGGGACGTCCGCAAGGAGCTGTGA
- a CDS encoding ATP-binding protein, with amino-acid sequence MSVAEVCVSFALAPQPNSVAQARRLLRAQLGVWAVRDEDACDAAALVLSELVTNAVVHTTSRWIICEFCADSGKLRISVRDEGCGPGVPRPVHRGADEEHGRGLLLVDAVSSAWGVHEAGPGNGRTVWAELRRTAAQVSPFA; translated from the coding sequence GTGAGCGTTGCCGAGGTCTGCGTCAGTTTCGCGCTCGCCCCTCAACCGAACTCCGTCGCGCAGGCCAGACGCCTGCTGCGCGCGCAGCTCGGCGTCTGGGCCGTGCGTGACGAGGACGCCTGCGACGCGGCGGCACTCGTCCTCTCCGAACTGGTCACCAATGCCGTGGTGCACACCACGAGCCGGTGGATCATCTGCGAGTTCTGCGCGGATTCGGGGAAGCTGCGGATATCCGTGCGTGACGAAGGGTGCGGGCCAGGTGTGCCGCGCCCCGTGCACAGGGGGGCAGATGAGGAGCACGGGAGGGGATTGCTTCTCGTCGACGCGGTGAGCAGCGCGTGGGGCGTCCACGAAGCGGGGCCCGGAAACGGGCGCACGGTGTGGGCGGAGTTGCGACGGACGGCGGCACAGGTGTCGCCGTTCGCATAG
- a CDS encoding DUF899 domain-containing protein: MGLPDIVTREEWLVAREELLAKEKAATRARDALNAARRRLPMVEVDKEYYFDGSDGKATLLDLFDGRDQLIVYHFMYAPEWEAGCRSCSAFLDQIGHLAHLRARGTNFVAVSRAPFTALLTFKARMGWTVPWYSTHGGDFNHDFGASSTEEPCDIPAINCFLRDGDRVFHTYATFARGLDGLGSTTSLLDLTALGRQEEWEEPRGRASALGAPAGSARVRYHDEYED, from the coding sequence ATGGGACTTCCGGACATCGTCACGCGCGAGGAGTGGCTGGTCGCACGTGAGGAGTTGCTGGCCAAGGAGAAGGCCGCCACCCGCGCGCGCGACGCGCTCAACGCCGCGCGACGCCGACTGCCGATGGTGGAGGTCGACAAGGAGTACTACTTCGACGGCTCCGACGGGAAGGCGACGCTGCTCGACCTCTTCGACGGCCGGGACCAACTGATCGTCTACCACTTCATGTACGCCCCCGAGTGGGAGGCGGGCTGCCGCAGCTGCTCCGCCTTCCTCGACCAGATCGGGCACCTCGCACATCTGCGGGCCCGCGGCACGAACTTCGTCGCCGTCTCCCGCGCGCCCTTCACCGCGCTCCTCACCTTCAAGGCCCGCATGGGCTGGACCGTACCCTGGTACTCGACGCACGGCGGCGACTTCAACCACGACTTCGGCGCCTCCTCCACCGAGGAGCCGTGCGACATCCCCGCGATCAACTGCTTCCTGCGGGACGGCGACCGCGTCTTCCACACCTACGCGACGTTCGCCCGCGGCCTGGACGGCCTCGGCTCCACCACCAGCCTCCTGGACCTCACCGCGCTCGGCCGGCAGGAGGAGTGGGAGGAGCCGAGGGGGCGGGCGTCGGCGCTCGGCGCCCCGGCGGGCAGCGCGCGGGTGCGCTACCACGACGAGTACGAGGACTGA
- a CDS encoding amidohydrolase produces the protein MTPPTPPSPTPPADLLITGCTALTHGPDGEIVFVDDAVIVVRDGVIASVTAADPAGTTATPEARVAAEHIDARGTVALPGLINCHTHTPMVALRGLAEDLPAHAWFNDWIWPIESNLTERTVGLGARLACAEMIRGGVTTFADHYFAMDTVADVAEESGLRAVLGQAYFSSQGPDGRAASLDFALRRRGAADGRVTTCLAPHAPYTVDDTDLAATAELAREHGLLVHIHAAENREQTENSLARHGRTPIEVLERAGLLDVDLLIAHATGLDPARDLPALRRSGGRVAVASAPRGYLKFGWDTTPVRTLREAGVPVGLATDGAASNNTLDVWESMTLTALVQKHAENDPTWLTARQALDHATSQSARAVGLGRVVGSLAEGRRADIILVDLSGPHTQPVHDLAATLVHSARSADVRTTIVDGRVLMRDRELLTLDVRETVRELGELLPELVDRSHGRRVQEYEG, from the coding sequence ATGACGCCGCCGACGCCCCCGTCCCCTACACCCCCCGCCGACCTCCTCATCACCGGCTGCACCGCCCTGACCCACGGCCCGGACGGCGAGATCGTCTTCGTGGACGACGCGGTGATCGTCGTACGTGACGGAGTGATTGCCTCGGTCACAGCAGCCGATCCCGCCGGCACGACCGCCACCCCGGAGGCCCGCGTGGCCGCCGAGCACATCGACGCCCGCGGCACCGTCGCCCTCCCCGGCCTCATCAACTGCCACACGCACACGCCGATGGTCGCCCTGCGCGGCCTCGCCGAGGACCTGCCCGCCCACGCGTGGTTCAACGACTGGATCTGGCCCATCGAGTCCAATCTGACCGAGCGCACGGTCGGGCTCGGCGCGCGCCTCGCCTGTGCCGAGATGATCCGCGGCGGCGTCACCACCTTCGCCGACCACTACTTCGCCATGGACACGGTGGCCGACGTCGCCGAGGAGAGCGGCTTGCGTGCCGTCCTCGGCCAGGCCTACTTCAGCTCGCAGGGACCGGACGGGCGGGCCGCCTCCCTCGACTTCGCGCTGCGGCGGCGCGGCGCCGCCGACGGGCGCGTCACCACCTGCCTCGCCCCGCACGCCCCGTACACCGTCGATGACACCGACCTCGCCGCGACCGCCGAACTCGCCCGCGAACACGGGCTGCTCGTCCACATCCACGCCGCAGAGAACCGCGAGCAGACCGAGAACAGCCTGGCCCGGCACGGCCGTACGCCCATCGAGGTCCTGGAGCGCGCCGGGCTCCTGGACGTGGACCTCCTCATCGCCCACGCCACCGGCCTCGACCCTGCCCGCGACCTGCCCGCGCTGCGCCGTTCCGGTGGTCGCGTCGCCGTCGCCTCGGCGCCCCGCGGCTATCTGAAGTTCGGCTGGGACACCACACCCGTGCGGACGCTGCGCGAGGCCGGCGTCCCGGTCGGCCTGGCCACGGACGGCGCCGCGTCCAACAACACCCTCGACGTGTGGGAGTCCATGACGCTCACCGCGCTCGTCCAGAAGCACGCGGAGAACGACCCCACCTGGCTCACCGCCCGCCAGGCCCTGGACCACGCCACGTCGCAGTCCGCGCGAGCCGTCGGCCTCGGGCGGGTGGTCGGCAGCCTCGCCGAGGGGCGGCGCGCCGACATCATCCTCGTGGACCTGAGCGGACCGCACACCCAGCCCGTGCACGACCTGGCCGCCACCCTGGTGCACAGCGCCCGCTCCGCTGACGTGCGCACCACGATCGTGGACGGCCGGGTCCTCATGCGCGACCGCGAACTGCTGACCCTGGATGTGCGGGAGACGGTCCGGGAGTTGGGCGAACTGCTGCCCGAACTCGTCGACCGGAGCCACGGCAGACGCGTCCAGGAGTACGAGGGCTGA
- a CDS encoding 2'-5' RNA ligase family protein codes for MTETAAATATTTRDEPGGWADLPGDTALSIRVPEADHLVSAGFPAHVTVLYPFLNESRLCASAHADLAEVFAAHAPFTLTFSGFRRYPGVLYLPPEPEAPVRALTESLTESLTGRWPEAVPYRGIFTPPLPPHLTLANHEGPDTYEAAYDALETRLAPHLPLVSQVNEVHLIVTDGAGGWRDLRTYRLGECVAGPALCDARTKRM; via the coding sequence GTGACGGAGACAGCGGCGGCGACGGCGACGACGACGCGGGACGAACCCGGTGGCTGGGCCGATCTGCCCGGTGACACGGCCCTCAGCATCCGCGTCCCCGAGGCGGACCATCTGGTGAGCGCGGGCTTCCCGGCCCACGTCACGGTGCTCTACCCGTTCCTCAACGAGTCCCGCCTCTGCGCGTCGGCCCACGCCGACCTGGCGGAGGTGTTCGCGGCCCACGCGCCCTTCACCCTCACCTTCAGCGGGTTCCGCCGCTACCCGGGAGTCCTCTACCTCCCGCCGGAACCCGAAGCCCCCGTACGCGCCCTCACCGAGTCCCTCACCGAGTCCCTCACCGGCCGCTGGCCCGAAGCGGTCCCGTACCGCGGCATCTTCACCCCTCCCCTCCCGCCCCACCTGACCCTCGCGAACCACGAGGGCCCGGACACGTACGAAGCCGCCTACGACGCCCTGGAGACCCGGCTCGCCCCGCACCTGCCCCTCGTCAGCCAGGTGAACGAGGTCCACCTGATCGTGACGGACGGCGCGGGCGGCTGGCGGGACCTCAGGACGTACCGCCTGGGAGAGTGCGTGGCCGGGCCCGCGCTCTGTGACGCGCGTACGAAGCGGATGTGA
- a CDS encoding DUF3574 domain-containing protein, with protein MALTLSRLTRTRLAVAGAATAVLAVAAPAAYASLDDAPRSSSSTAATSTAAPSTPVRGKPYTETRLFFGTERPDGGPAVTDKQFMAFIDKEVTPGFPDGLTIQDGRGQWRDANGRIERERSYELILLYPAGEARKRDVLIEEIRSDYEKAFAQESVARLDERTRVDF; from the coding sequence GTGGCTCTCACCCTCTCCCGCCTCACCCGTACCCGACTCGCCGTGGCCGGCGCCGCGACCGCCGTCCTCGCGGTCGCGGCCCCGGCGGCGTACGCCTCACTGGACGACGCCCCGCGGTCGTCGTCCTCCACCGCTGCCACCTCAACGGCCGCCCCGTCGACGCCCGTCCGGGGCAAGCCCTACACGGAGACCCGGCTCTTCTTCGGCACGGAGCGTCCCGACGGTGGCCCCGCCGTCACCGACAAGCAGTTCATGGCCTTCATCGACAAGGAGGTCACGCCGGGCTTCCCCGACGGGCTGACCATCCAGGACGGGCGCGGGCAGTGGCGCGACGCCAACGGCAGGATCGAGCGCGAGCGTTCGTACGAACTGATCCTGCTGTATCCGGCGGGCGAGGCGCGCAAGCGGGACGTGTTGATCGAGGAGATCCGCAGCGATTACGAGAAGGCGTTCGCGCAGGAGTCGGTGGCGCGGCTGGACGAGCGGACGAGGGTCGATTTCTGA
- a CDS encoding nucleotidyltransferase domain-containing protein, whose translation MSDEAFLDHVADRLAALPGVEAVTLGGSRAQGTHTADSDWDTAVYYRGPSFDPAALRAIGWEGEVSGIGEWGGGVFNGGAWLTVDGRRVDVHYRDLDVVEREVEEAEEGRFRWEPLMFHLAGIPSYLVVAELAVNQVLRGELPRPAYPEALRRTAPGVWLGRARMTLGYARDNNAPRAQHTEVAGALATAAMEGAHAVLAARGEWVTNEKRLLERAGLRDIDAILVSLAAAGPVDRERLLRALDEAERLIVTGVTAGA comes from the coding sequence ATGAGCGACGAAGCCTTCCTCGACCATGTCGCCGACCGGCTCGCCGCCCTCCCCGGTGTCGAGGCCGTCACCCTCGGCGGCTCCCGCGCGCAGGGCACGCACACCGCCGACAGCGACTGGGACACCGCCGTGTATTACCGCGGGCCCTCCTTCGACCCCGCCGCGCTGCGTGCGATCGGCTGGGAAGGGGAGGTCTCGGGGATCGGCGAGTGGGGCGGCGGGGTCTTCAACGGCGGGGCGTGGCTCACCGTCGACGGGCGCCGCGTCGATGTGCACTACCGCGATCTCGACGTGGTCGAACGCGAGGTCGAGGAGGCCGAGGAGGGGCGGTTCCGCTGGGAGCCGCTGATGTTCCACCTCGCCGGGATCCCCAGCTACCTGGTCGTCGCGGAACTCGCCGTCAACCAAGTGCTGAGGGGCGAACTGCCGCGCCCCGCCTACCCCGAGGCCCTGCGCCGCACGGCTCCCGGCGTCTGGCTCGGCCGGGCCCGCATGACCCTCGGCTACGCCCGTGACAACAACGCCCCGCGTGCCCAGCACACCGAGGTCGCGGGCGCCCTCGCCACGGCCGCGATGGAGGGCGCGCACGCGGTGCTCGCCGCGCGCGGCGAATGGGTCACCAACGAGAAGCGGCTCCTGGAGCGGGCGGGTCTGCGGGACATCGACGCGATTCTGGTTTCCCTGGCGGCAGCCGGGCCCGTGGACCGTGAGCGCCTCTTGAGGGCGCTCGACGAGGCGGAGCGGCTCATTGTGACGGGCGTGACGGCGGGGGCGTGA
- a CDS encoding SWIM zinc finger family protein codes for MGSGRVFPALPAHLDPTEPFAASWWGNAWIDALEESALDQARLARGRTYAREGAVDTITVAPGRIVAYVHGSRPRPYRAEIRLRTMLPEHWDRFLDAVAADPAHIAALLDKDMPHALAAAADRADVQLLPGARELSPSCTCPDRGHPCKHAAALAYQTARLLDADPFVLLLLRGGEEQDLLDELSRRNAHKSAAEQQATPPPPTSAEPELPGTPARDALTLEYRPALPPPMAPPAHPGEPPVLPSLPGAPDATSLEFLITDAAARAHAFLTTGADPFTATSPWHDAVRLAASHPGLTGRRTFSRQFAELARSVGRTPADLSRAAAAWRQGGEEGLAVLETPWDPPAGPFDRARGALAAADLPRMTIHRNALTTADGSLQLRFGHDNRWYPYRSEPGADDWWPEGEADMDVVGAVAGVLGG; via the coding sequence ATGGGCAGTGGCCGCGTCTTCCCCGCCCTGCCGGCGCACCTGGACCCCACGGAACCCTTCGCCGCGTCCTGGTGGGGCAACGCGTGGATCGACGCGCTGGAGGAGAGCGCCCTCGACCAGGCCCGCCTGGCACGCGGCCGCACGTACGCCCGCGAAGGGGCGGTCGACACGATCACCGTCGCGCCGGGCCGCATCGTCGCGTACGTCCACGGCAGCCGTCCCCGCCCCTACCGCGCGGAGATCCGCCTGCGGACGATGCTCCCCGAACACTGGGACCGCTTCCTGGACGCGGTGGCCGCCGACCCCGCGCACATCGCGGCGCTGCTCGACAAGGACATGCCGCACGCGCTGGCTGCGGCTGCGGACCGGGCCGACGTCCAACTGCTGCCGGGCGCCCGCGAGCTGTCCCCCTCCTGCACCTGCCCCGACCGGGGCCACCCCTGCAAACACGCGGCAGCGCTTGCCTACCAGACGGCCCGCCTCCTGGACGCCGACCCCTTCGTCCTGCTCCTGCTGCGCGGAGGCGAGGAACAGGACCTCCTGGACGAGCTGTCCCGCCGCAACGCGCACAAGTCGGCGGCGGAACAGCAGGCCACCCCGCCGCCGCCCACGTCCGCCGAACCGGAACTGCCCGGCACCCCGGCGCGGGACGCGCTGACCTTGGAGTACCGCCCAGCGCTCCCGCCCCCGATGGCGCCCCCGGCCCACCCGGGCGAGCCGCCGGTGCTGCCGTCGCTGCCCGGCGCCCCGGACGCGACGTCCCTGGAATTCCTGATCACCGACGCGGCGGCCAGGGCCCACGCGTTCCTGACCACGGGCGCCGACCCCTTCACGGCCACGTCCCCCTGGCACGACGCGGTCCGCCTGGCGGCCTCGCACCCCGGCCTCACGGGCCGCCGCACCTTCAGCCGCCAGTTCGCCGAACTGGCCCGCTCCGTGGGCCGCACCCCCGCGGACCTCTCCCGAGCGGCGGCGGCCTGGCGCCAGGGCGGCGAGGAGGGCCTAGCGGTCCTGGAAACCCCCTGGGACCCCCCGGCGGGCCCCTTCGACCGCGCCCGCGGCGCCCTGGCGGCGGCGGACCTCCCCCGCATGACGATCCACCGCAACGCCCTCACGACCGCGGACGGCTCCCTCCAACTCCGCTTCGGCCACGACAACCGCTGGTACCCGTACCGAAGCGAGCCGGGCGCGGACGACTGGTGGCCGGAGGGGGAGGCGGACATGGATGTGGTGGGGGCGGTGGCGGGGGTGCTCGGGGGATGA
- a CDS encoding DEAD/DEAH box helicase has protein sequence MTAEAAAVDDALPLVRSCAAVFLPAEVPRRGRVALWRPGGGALLEGVAAGVGEGRGWAAGGGRGVADLGGLGGSGGLGGHGGGAGFAGPGGCERAGELGDLVVARRHGKGARSRTVPALFLPVAEAVPLLLRAAHPHPTAACWAAAARHALHLAARGRLLPGLTAEDLDAWRAGPLDEADVVQLRAIAAALPAEAHAVPLPGGGPLLLPEPFALVRAFVDAVVDTLPRTPAAAHAVGAPFAAREPQRLPGAREWAAEVAAGMDAGVRVSLRLDLRAHEVFDRAEETGAWTAQEGGGEPGAASASRGAGRAEVPRAAVASPAAAVVQVHSLADPSLVTDVPGLWADTDHFGPRARVDTLLALRRAARVWPPLARLLERPRPDVLPLSEEELYDLLGSAAGRLAAAGVAVHWPRELTRGLTATAVVRPAPGSAADNFDFFKTEKLLEFRWQLAFGDQPGDPLTDAELDLLAEAHRPVVRLRDQWVLVDPELVRKARKRDLGLLDPVDALSVALTGTAEVDGEEVPAVPVGALAKLRERVTDDLGTIAQPPGLDATLRDYQLRGLAWLDRMTSLGLGGCLADDMGLGKTITLIALHLHRAHPAPTLVVCPASLLGNWQREIERFAPGVPVRRFHGPGRSLAGLTGGFVLTTYATMRTSASELAGRPWGLVVADEAQHVKNPHAATAKALRTIPSPARVALTGTPVENNLSELWALLDWTTPGLLGPLKAFRARHARLVEGGDPSGTGENDEALARLSRLVRPFLLRRKKSDPGIAPELPPKTETDHPVALTREQTSLYEAVVRETLARIEASDGIARRGLVMKLLMALKQICNHPAQYLKDGVLTTRSGRARSGKLELLDELLDTILTESESAGAVLIFTQYVEMARLLETHLAGRGIPTQLLHGGTPVARREEMVDRFQSGEVPVFLLSLKAAGTGLNLTRAGHVIHYDRWWNPAVEEQATDRAYRIGQTQPVQVHRLVTEGTVEDRIAELLAAKRALADAVLGEGGESALTELSDAELTDLVALRRTT, from the coding sequence ATGACGGCAGAGGCGGCGGCGGTGGACGACGCCCTCCCGCTCGTACGTTCCTGTGCGGCTGTCTTCCTTCCGGCGGAGGTGCCGAGGCGGGGGCGGGTGGCGTTGTGGCGGCCGGGTGGGGGAGCGCTGCTGGAGGGGGTGGCGGCGGGGGTCGGTGAGGGGCGGGGCTGGGCTGCGGGTGGGGGCAGGGGGGTGGCTGACCTCGGAGGTCTGGGGGGTTCCGGGGGTCTAGGAGGGCACGGGGGAGGGGCGGGCTTCGCAGGCCCTGGAGGCTGTGAAAGGGCGGGAGAGCTCGGCGATCTCGTCGTCGCCCGTAGGCACGGCAAGGGCGCCCGTTCCCGGACCGTGCCCGCGCTGTTCCTGCCGGTGGCCGAGGCCGTGCCGCTCCTGCTGCGCGCCGCGCACCCGCATCCCACCGCCGCCTGCTGGGCCGCCGCCGCCCGGCACGCGCTGCACCTGGCCGCGCGGGGCAGGCTGTTGCCCGGCCTCACCGCGGAGGACCTGGACGCGTGGCGGGCCGGGCCACTCGACGAGGCCGATGTCGTCCAGCTGCGGGCCATCGCCGCGGCCCTGCCCGCCGAGGCGCACGCCGTACCGCTGCCGGGGGGCGGGCCACTGCTGCTGCCTGAGCCATTCGCCCTGGTCAGAGCCTTCGTGGACGCCGTGGTGGACACGCTGCCGCGCACCCCGGCCGCCGCACACGCGGTCGGCGCCCCCTTCGCGGCGCGGGAGCCCCAGCGGCTGCCGGGCGCGCGGGAGTGGGCGGCGGAGGTCGCGGCCGGGATGGACGCCGGGGTGCGGGTGTCCCTGCGGCTCGACCTGCGGGCGCACGAGGTGTTCGACAGGGCGGAGGAGACAGGGGCCTGGACTGCTCAGGAGGGCGGGGGTGAGCCGGGAGCCGCGTCGGCGTCCCGGGGCGCGGGCCGGGCGGAGGTGCCCCGCGCGGCCGTGGCCAGCCCCGCGGCCGCCGTCGTGCAGGTCCACAGCCTCGCCGACCCGTCGCTCGTGACCGACGTCCCCGGACTCTGGGCGGACACCGACCACTTCGGCCCGCGCGCCAGGGTCGACACCCTGCTCGCCCTGCGCCGCGCCGCCCGCGTATGGCCGCCGCTCGCCAGGCTCCTGGAGCGGCCGCGCCCCGACGTACTGCCGCTGAGCGAGGAGGAGTTGTACGACCTGCTGGGCTCGGCGGCCGGCCGGCTCGCCGCTGCGGGGGTGGCCGTGCACTGGCCGCGCGAGCTGACGCGCGGCCTCACCGCGACGGCCGTCGTCCGCCCCGCGCCCGGCTCCGCCGCCGACAACTTCGACTTCTTCAAGACCGAGAAACTGCTCGAATTCCGCTGGCAGCTGGCCTTCGGCGACCAGCCGGGCGACCCGCTGACCGACGCCGAACTGGACCTGCTCGCGGAGGCGCACCGCCCGGTGGTCCGCCTCCGCGACCAATGGGTGCTGGTCGACCCCGAACTCGTACGCAAGGCACGCAAACGCGACCTCGGCCTGCTCGACCCGGTGGACGCCCTCTCCGTCGCCCTCACCGGCACGGCGGAGGTCGACGGCGAGGAGGTGCCCGCCGTGCCCGTCGGCGCGCTCGCGAAGCTCCGCGAGCGCGTGACGGACGACCTCGGCACGATCGCCCAGCCGCCCGGCCTCGACGCCACCCTGCGGGACTACCAGCTCAGGGGCCTCGCCTGGCTGGACCGCATGACCTCGCTCGGCCTCGGCGGCTGCCTCGCCGACGACATGGGCCTGGGCAAGACGATCACGCTGATCGCCCTCCACCTCCACCGCGCGCACCCCGCGCCGACGCTCGTGGTCTGCCCCGCGTCACTGCTCGGCAACTGGCAGCGGGAGATCGAACGCTTCGCGCCGGGCGTACCGGTACGCCGCTTCCACGGCCCGGGCCGCAGCCTCGCCGGACTGACCGGCGGCTTCGTCCTCACGACGTACGCCACGATGCGTACGAGCGCCTCCGAACTGGCCGGCCGGCCCTGGGGCCTCGTCGTCGCGGACGAGGCGCAGCACGTCAAGAACCCGCACGCGGCGACGGCGAAGGCGCTGCGCACGATCCCCTCCCCGGCCCGCGTCGCGCTCACCGGCACGCCCGTGGAGAACAACCTCTCCGAGCTCTGGGCCCTCCTCGACTGGACGACCCCCGGTCTGCTCGGCCCCCTGAAGGCGTTCCGCGCCCGGCACGCGCGTCTGGTGGAGGGCGGCGATCCCAGCGGAACCGGCGAGAACGACGAGGCGCTGGCCCGCCTGTCCCGTCTGGTGCGGCCCTTCCTGCTCCGCCGCAAGAAGTCCGACCCCGGCATCGCCCCGGAACTCCCGCCGAAGACGGAGACCGACCACCCGGTCGCGCTCACCCGCGAACAGACCTCGCTGTACGAGGCGGTGGTGCGCGAGACACTGGCGCGCATCGAGGCGTCGGACGGCATCGCCCGCCGCGGCCTGGTGATGAAGCTGCTCATGGCGCTCAAGCAGATCTGCAATCACCCGGCGCAGTATCTGAAGGACGGCGTGCTCACCACGCGGTCGGGCCGCGCCCGCTCGGGCAAACTGGAGCTGCTCGACGAACTGCTCGACACGATCCTCACCGAGTCGGAGAGCGCGGGCGCCGTCCTGATCTTCACGCAGTACGTGGAGATGGCCCGCCTCCTGGAGACGCACCTGGCGGGGCGCGGCATCCCCACGCAGCTCCTGCACGGCGGGACGCCGGTGGCGCGCCGCGAGGAGATGGTGGACCGCTTCCAGTCGGGCGAGGTCCCGGTGTTCCTGCTGTCGCTGAAGGCGGCGGGCACGGGCCTGAACCTCACCCGGGCGGGTCACGTGATCCACTACGACCGCTGGTGGAACCCGGCGGTCGAGGAGCAGGCCACCGACCGCGCGTACCGCATCGGCCAGACCCAGCCCGTCCAGGTCCACCGCCTGGTCACAGAGGGCACGGTCGAGGACCGCATCGCCGAACTCCTGGCGGCGAAGCGGGCGTTGGCGGACGCGGTGCTCGGCGAGGGCGGCGAATCCGCGCTCACCGAGCTGTCGGACGCGGAACTGACGGACCTGGTGGCGCTGAGGAGGACGACGTGA